The Vitis vinifera cultivar Pinot Noir 40024 chromosome 18, ASM3070453v1 region aatttttttctaataaagaaATCTTAAATAATTTTGTCTCAACAgctcttaaatataaaatactcATCTAGAATTTTTTTGCCTTGATATCAAGAAAACTTCTCAAATAAGagtaaacactttttttttaaaaaaaaagccaGATTCTTAAAGTATAgacattttctctttaaaaagaCTTTTGTATTTGGTTATATccaaatttctaatatatatatataactaatgcaaaataCTTACACAAAAGAGGGCTAGCTCAATTGGTGGCTAGCTCCCTTATGGATCCATAAGGGAGCTAGCCACCAATTGAGCTAGCCCTCTTTTGTGTAAGtattttgcattagttatagttatatatatatatatatatattagaaatgttgtatgatttttgaaaaaaaataaaagtgagctagctgttcaaaattatttttgaaaaaaataattttgtctcaaattattcaatattattgaaCAACATTTCCCCTAAACAGTagagattcaaaatttttcaatgtaacctgatataagtaaaatatgaatgaattgaaaaaaaacgacaatttctaacaacattaatttcattattaaaattttaaaaatttgaacagCATCTCCCCTAAATAAtagagattaatatttttttcatgtaacctaatataagcaaaataagaatgaattgacaaaaaataataatttcaaacaaacaaatgtcAATAAGATGTTCAATAAGATAGTTTCTACATATATCTTAAAACGATTAAGGTCAATActagtaaatttaaaaaaaataagtacaatAAGATGTTCATAAAGTATATCAACTCCTCCTATCATTGGTTTCTCTATTAGGACAAGAACGCCGATTGTGACCCGATTGCTTGCAAAGTCCACATGTTTGTGGAGTCCTagtttcccttgcatccatctCATTATGCAAACGACTTGATTTTGGTCGACCAAAAGTTAGTCGTTTCATTGAGTCTGAAGGCACAATTATCGGTCCATTATATTGAGGCCACTCCAACTCATCAAATATGGGATAAAACAAGGGAGCCCATGTTGATAGGTAAGCACGTGTGGTGTAATAACCATGTACAAATTGTCGAAAATCAATTGCTCGACAATGACAAGTAGCAAGAATGTGCGAACATGGGAATCCTAACAAAAGTGTTTTGTTACATGTGCAAGACCCCGTTTGAAGGGTAACATGATATGTGCGAGGTTTCCTATTACTACTTCCAACAGAGTGTCTAGTTTTAACATGAAAACGTCTCGccacatgatcatacaaaaGAACCTCATGTGCACCTGCCTTAACAACTTTAGCCTTTATCTTGGCGTCAATATGTGGAATGAATTCTTCACCTGAAGCGAGCCGACTAGCACCATGCTCCCGCTTGACTGTGAAGTAACTGTTAACCCGATAAAAAGTTAACTGGACTAAAGTTGTTATTGGTAAGTTACGAGCACCCTTAAGGACACCATTAAAAACTTCAGACATATTAGTTGTCATAATCCCATATCTCCTCCCACCATCATATGAGAGTGCCCATTTTTCAAGAGGAATTTGCTCCAACAAATTTCTAGCCTCGACATTTATCTGGCCAATTGTATCCatgtgagaaataaattttttaactttactcTCCATAGCAGCCCTACACATGAGATCCTTTAAAGTCTTATCTTTGAACTTTGTGTTGAAATTACTCGCTAAATGACGCATGCAAAATCTATGACAAGCATCTAGCTGAGTCCATCCCGAATATGTTTCATTGACAGCAGCTATAATGCCAGGATGACGATCAGAAATCAGACACAACCCTTTCCTTTGTGTTACTCCAACTCGGATACATGCCAAAAACCAACTCCAACTATCTATATTCTCTACTTCTGTAATGGCAAATGCAAGTGGAAACAATTGGTTATTACCATCACATCCCATAGCAATCAGCAAAgttcctttatattttccatacaaATGTGTCCCATCAATACTGAGAATTGGTCGACAGTGTGCAAACCCTTTAATAGATGAAGCGAATGCCCAAAAAACATGctgaaaaatttcttcattcgGATTGTTTCCAAGAACCATTTTGGAATACATAATGCATCCAGGATTTGACTGCTCCAAGGCAAGGAAGAAACGAGGCAACTCTGCATAAGACTTGTACCAATCACCAAATAATCGAGtcattgttttcctttttgccttcattgttttttgataagaaatttgGTAACCAAATTGTTCCGCAACAACAGCTTGAATTGCAGCAACTCTAATGGTCATTTCTACCTTCACCAATGTTTCAATATACTTAGATACAAAGCTAGAATCCAACTGTGAATGATCTTGATTAATACATGGATTGACACATGTATGAGGACCTTTGTACTTTGTGATTCTAAAAATACCCGTATCTTTCACTGTCATTGCCTTTAGTCGCCATTGGCACTCTGGTGCTTTTTTACATTGAAGAACTAACACACTTGCATTTGATCTATAAACAGTAAACTCTTGGTGCGCCTTTATGGAAAACATCTTCACAGCATGTTGCAAAtctgattttgaggaaaatatttGGCCAATTAATAATTATCCATCAACATTTCCTAAAGTTGGCTTTTTTCATGGAGTCCAATCACTTACAACACAATTAATTGCCGcatccatatttaaaaattgtggtGTAGGTGGCATATGGTATGAAACGGGTACAAATGTTTCCTGTAGGTTGTCATTAGAGATATTAAATTGGGTACCATGTGGAGAGGCAACTAGTGATGTGTTTTCAACCTCAAACTCAACCTCAGGATTATTAGACCTATCACCAACTTCAAGGTTCAAAAATCTTGTGCTTTCACATTCCACAACTTGTTGGACCATcaccaaatcaatattttctgtttgacaacaattttcatcatcattaggTAAATGAATCTCATCTGTGTCGATTGCATCATCTCTATCATCTTCCTCATCTCTCTCATTTTCGTCATCAACATCAGTATCACCTGTTGATAATCGTGTCAAATGACCCATTTCATTACTCAAATGATAATGGTTGGGAGTTTGCTCTATGAATAATTGAACTGAAGACATTCCATACTTCGATGGCACCAGTAGCATACGTGCAACTGTCCGATCATTTCTCACCACTAATGGTTGAAATTTGTTCATTTCAGTTGGATGATGACATTTCAAGACTAATTGATAGTCTCTGTCAACACCaatgatatcatatatcatcTTCAACAACTCCACAAAGGTCGTATGAATGGGCACATCTATAGGCTCAATCTCTACATTATTTCTAATATATCTCAAATCCGTTTCTGTCCTCAAAATTGTTCCATTCCAATAACATAGCACTTCTACTGTGGAATCAGTCATAATTGCCTTcacataaataataacaaaaggttattacataaaaaaaattatatttatttaagtaaaaaataatgacaGATTTTAATATACATATGTTTGTGTATACATggacttaaatataaaaaaaaaaaacaaacccaaaacctccatttttttaaacaacaacTATCTCATTTCCTGTTCttgttttgttaaaaactcattttaattaagCCCAACAGCTGTAATGGGAGGGCCTCGGTTTTTTGCAACAATAATTTACTCTCCTTGTAGCCaattctcaccaaccaaacatagcaaCAAAACACAATCAACACAGCCACAATCAACACAgcccaacaaaaaaaattctaaaaaccgAGATTTtgagatgagaaaaaaaattggaaagtgCCAAAAACTTTATATAAGCCAAAAAGAAGATTATGACTCACCTTAAACTTTTTTGTAGCTCCACCGTTTTTTTTAGTGGCCCACTAGTGAGGCTAgggtttacaaaaaaaaatcgcACAGAGAGATAGCAGAATGGGAGAGAACAGAGCTCGGGGATGGTTGGAGAAAAGGTAAAGTAAAAAggtataaaatattgattttatggGCTGATGTGACTTCAAAGGGCTATTTTGAACAGAAAAGATAAAGTAAAAAgggtataaaatattaattttatgggCTAATGTGATTTCAAGGGGCTATTTTGAACAATAGTTTCAAAATTAGCCCGTTGTcaacttttaagtttaaatgGGCCATTTTGGCCCAAAAGTCATGATCCTCAACCTAGCATGATGATCAGTCACCTCATCTGCAGACCACTTTAGGAAATAATTAATTGTATTGATTTTTCAACCGCATGTACGAAGAGCTTTATCAAAATCGGATTGAATGCATCTTGATCAGCATGCGACAGAGATTCCATTCTCGTCAAAGTAATTCGGTGGGCGCCCTACATCATCTTAATTCCAATGTTGAAATTAAAGAGGGCTATACATCAACTCTGGTATGATAAGCTAAGGATCAAAATAGGGCTGCTACTTTATATAGGATTAGACCAAATAAAGCTGATAGATTGATATTACATTTGATTACATTGGAAAGTAACGTTGAACCTATGATGAAAGACAATTCTACTGGGTCATGCCCCTAGCACTAAATGCTGATAAAAAGCAAGTATGTGttcaaaagaaattaattcTATATATGCATATTTGCGCTCAAACCGAAAACTATCCACGACTCAACTATAGTTATCCTTCCTTCGGGCATTATAAGCTAGCTGCCATGTATTTCCTTCTCCAATACCTAAACTTTACAACAGTCGGAGTCTTTGCCACACTTCTCCTTTCCTACTGTCTATTATTATGGAGGTCTAGAGAAGGTAACAGCAAAATAGCACCTGAAGCCACCGCTGCATGGCCCATAATCGGTCACCTGCACCTGTTAGGTGGGTCTGATCAGCTTCCCCACATAACCTTGGGAAACATGGCCGACAAATATGGGCCGGTCTTCACAATTCGTCTTGGGGTGCATCGAGCTTTGGTGGTGAGTAGCTAGGAGATGGCTAAAGAATGCTTGACCACCAATGACCAGGCTGCATCCTCGCGTCCCGAACTTTTAGCCTCAAAACATTTGGGCTACAACCACGCCATGTTTGGTTTCTCTCCGTACGGTTCTTACTGGCGTGAAGTGCGCAAGATAATCAACCTAGAGCTACTCTCTAACCGCCGCCTAGAGCTGCTGAAGGACGTCCGAGCTTCAGAAGTGGTGACATCCATAAAAGAGCTATACGAGCTctgggaagagaaaaaaaatgaatcggGCCTTGTCTCGGTGGAGATGAAGCAGTGGTTTGGAGACTTGACTCTGAACGTAATTCTTAGGATGGTGGCAGGGAAGCGTTATTTCAGTGCTTCAGATGCAAGTGAAAATAAACAGGCGCAGAGGTGCCGGAGAGTGTTCAGGGAATTCTTTCATTTGTAAGGGCTCTTTGCGGTGGCGGACGCTATTCCTTTTCTTGGATGGCTAGACTTGGGGAGACATGAGAAGACCCTAAAGAAGACAGCAAAAGAAATGGACAGTATTGCTCAAGAATGGTTAGAGGAGCACCGTCGGAGGAAAGACTCCGGTGAAGTTAATAGTACGCAAGACTTCATGGATGTGATGTTGTCAGTTCTTGATGGCAAAATCCTTGGTGATTACGATGCTGATACCGTCAATAAAGCCACATGCCTAGTATACATTATTGGAACACccacatatcatatatatttgcatattatCAGGGCTAGCTTTATTTCCATAGGTACTTCTCTTAATTTTGAAGTGTTACACTgcaataatcaaataaattttaaattttattttttaaaaataaaatttaaaaatatatataccgCTGAAAGAATTGATTTCAGAAAATTATTCTTTGAGAGCACCTTTGATAAACTGAGACATGTTTCTAGGGAATActaaatatgatgtttttaaaaacggcttaatttgtaattttatttttgagcaAGTTGCAAAATACTTTATCTGCTTCCAATTTTCATTTTGGTCGGCAATAAGGGGCAATAAGGGGTTATCCAGGTTTCCGTAGTTATATTTAATTTCCCTTGTAGAAAATAAGTGATCTTGAAATCATAAGTTTAATCATGTTTGCTTGAATAAGAAACTTGAAGATCCTGTAAAGAGATGACATACATCGTTTGGGCAATATACCTATGTAAGAGATGGTTGGTTTAGAATTTTTCTCTTAAACCATATataggagaaaatggaaaaaaaaaatactgttATTTTTTTACTAGGCCATACTATTTAATAGTGTCTGAAGAGAGTTTCATTACATGCTATCAAACAATTAATTTTGTCTCATCACCTGCGTAATCTTAAGTTGTTATCTTTTGTGTTTTGTAGGCTCTAATTGTAGGAGGTAGTGACACAACAGTTGTCACTTTAACTTGGGCGCTCTCTCTTCTATTAAATAATCGTGACACCTTGAAAAAGGCACAAGAAGAATTAGATATTCAAGTTGGCAAGGAAAGATTAGTGAATGAACAAGATATCAGTAAATTGGTCTATCTCCAAGCCATTGTTAAAGAGACATTACGATTATATCCGCCAGCGGCACTTGGAGGACCACGTCAATTCACTGAGGACTGCACCTTGGGTGGTTACCATGTCTCCAAAGGCACCTGATTAATATTGAATctttccaaaatccaaaaggaTCCAAGAATTTGGATGAGTCTAACAGAATTCCAACCAGAGAGGTTTCTAACCACCCATAAGGACCTTGATCCTCAAGGAAAACATTTTGAATTTATACCATTTGGTGCGGGTAGAAGAGCATGTCCAGGAATAGCTTTCGCTCTTCAAATGCTACATTTAACATTGGCCAATTTCTTACAGGCGTTCGACTTTTCAACTCCATCAAATGCACGAGTTGATATGTGCGAGAGCCTTGGACTTACAAACATGAAATCTACCCCACTTGAAGTTCTCATTTCTCCACGCATGTCTTTGTTATAGTCTTTACAActaaaatattgaaatgaaaaggTAAAAGCTGGCCTAGTTGGCTAGTCTTAGTTTAAAGACATCTTGAGTTAGCCTTAAGATGCATAAGATAAGATTTAGGAgtgtattaaaaatagtttggaCTAAAAATGATGTATGGTAAACTAAACTATAATCTATTCCAATAAAAGTATagtattatatattatttggccagccttttaaaatttagcatCATAAATTTGAACATATATATAAACCTTAGTCTAACTTTATTTCTCTATTTTGTGTAGTTTATTGgcacttttttttcccttttttttcaccaaaacAGGTAATACATAggcttttcaaaaatattacctATATAAGAATTTTATTATTACATACTTAGaggatgtttggtaaatcaatatAATGGCTTAATGACCTATTTAAGTCTTAACTAGATTAagaatatttggtaaaataacttaaagaataaattaattattttaacttagcacttaaaattaaatacttgaccaggcaaaaaaaaaaaaaaaaaaagacttttatggAATAAGGGCaagaaagaagataagaagGATTAGTAGTTGCCTAGTCGAGGAACTTGAGGCCGACATTCAGAGTGCGGTCCCAGAGTTCAAGACACCGCCTAAAACTAGTGTCGGTCATAGAGAGACATTAATTTTTCAATGAAACAAACCCCATCTCTTGTTCTCTCCCGCCTCAACAGCAGTGGTAAGTGTGGATATAGATCTAAATGCAAGATGATCCCGAACTGATTTCATACCACCATCCATCACCAACCAATCACATTCCACTTCCCACTTCAAACTTTTCGATTCCTCGGGTAGCCTCCTCTATAAAGGCAGTCTAGCTTCAGAGGCAGGTGAGCCGGGTCAGGAAGGAGTTTGACTGCTGGGAAGGGATTGGATCCTACTCGAAGCACTCCACCATGAATAAGAATCTTCGAGTTAGATAGGCAGTAGAGATAGGAACTCCTATTTGTAGGGTGGGCTTTCAAGACAGAGATGCACTACTCCATCTGGAAAGGGCTTTCCCTCGTGGGGAAAGAGTATGATTAAGGAAGACCAATTAAAGAAGGGTGGTCGTAGATCAGATATCGATTAACTGCTTGGCAACCTATCCCGAATTGACCAGTTGACCAGGTAGGAATACCTGTACTAATTGCAACAAGAGAGACCAATAGAGTTGAACAGACAACTGACAGCTCGCAATTGA contains the following coding sequences:
- the LOC104882609 gene encoding uncharacterized protein LOC104882609, yielding MGHLTRLSTGDTDVDDENERDEEDDRDDAIDTDEIHLPNDDENCCQTENIDLVMVQQVVECESTRFLNLEVGDRSNNPEVEFEVENTSLVASPHDLQHAVKMFSIKAHQEFTVYRSNASVLVLQCKKAPECQWRLKAMTVKDTGIFRITKYKGPHTCVNPCINQDHSQLDSSFVSKYIETLVKVEMTIRVAAIQAVVAEQFGYQISYQKTMKAKRKTMTRLFGDWYKSYAELPRFFLALEQSNPGCIMYSKMVLGNNPNEEIFQHVFWAFASSIKGFAHCRPILSIDGTHLYGKYKGTLLIAMGCDGNNQLFPLAFAITEVENIDSWSWFLACIRVGVTQRKGLCLISDRHPGIIAAVNETYSGWTQLDACHRFCMRHLASNFNTKFKDKTLKDLMCRAAMESKVKKFISHMDTIGQINVEARNLLEQIPLEKWALSYDGGRRYGIMTTNMSEVFNGVLKGARNLPITTLVQLTFYRVNSYFTVKREHGASRLASGEEFIPHIDAKIKAKVVKAGAHEVLLYDHVARRFHVKTRHSVGSSNRKPRTYHVTLQTGSCTCNKTLLLGFPCSHILATCHCRAIDFRQFVHGYYTTRAYLSTWAPLFYPIFDELEWPQYNGPIIVPSDSMKRLTFGRPKSSRLHNEMDARETRTPQTCGLCKQSGHNRRSCPNRETNDRRS